In one window of Natator depressus isolate rNatDep1 chromosome 12, rNatDep2.hap1, whole genome shotgun sequence DNA:
- the LOC141996815 gene encoding uncharacterized protein LOC141996815 — protein sequence MQSLSAEVTMMESQNHKRAPAWTEREVRDLIAVWEEESVLSELRSSFRNAKTFVKISQGMKDTGHNRDPKQCRMKLKELRQAYQKTRGANGRSGSEPQTCRFYDELHAILGGSATTTPAVLFDSFNGDGGNTEAGFGDEDDDDDEEEVVDSSQQASGETGFPDSQELFLTLDLEPVPPEPTQGCLLDPTGGEGTSAAACVSMITGSSPSQRLVKIRKKKKRTRDEMFSELMLSSHTDRAQTNAWRQIMSECRKAQNDREERWQAEESKWRAEDRAEAQMWRQRDERRQDSMLRLLEDQTSMLQCMVELQQRQLEHRLPLQPLCNQLPSSPDSIASTPRRPRTWWGGHRPTSHSTTEDCPKNRRLAFNKL from the exons atgcagagcttatcagcagaggtgaccatgatggagtcccagaatcacaaaagagctccagcatggactgaacgggaggtacgggatctgatcgctgtatgggaagaggaatccgtgctatcagaactccgttccagttttcgaaatgccaaaacctttgttaaaatctcccagggcatgaaggacacaggccataacagggatccgaagcagtgccgcatgaaacttaaggagctgaggcaagcctaccagaaaaccagaggggcgaacggccgctccgggtcagagccccaaacatgccgcttctatgatgagctgcatgccattttagggggttcagccaccactaccccagccgtgttgtttgactccttcaatggagatggaggcaacacggaagcaggttttggggacgaagatgatgatgatgatgaggaggaggttgtagatagctcacagcaagcaagcggagaaaccggttttcccgacagccaggaactgtttctcaccctggatctggagccagtaccccccgaacccacccaaggctgcctcctggacccgacaggcggagaagggacctccg cagctgcatgtgtttcaatgatcacaggatcttctccttcccagaggctagtgaagattagaaagaaaaaaaaacgcactcgtgatgaaatgttctctgagctcatgctgtcctcccacactgacagagcacagacgaatgcgtggaggcaaataatgtcagagtgcaggaaagcacaaaatgaccgggaggagaggtggcaggctgaagagagtaagtggcgggctgaagacagggctgaagctcaaatgtggcggcagcgtgatgagaggaggcaggattcaatgctgaggctgctggaggatcaaaccagtatgctccagtgtatggttgagctgcagcaaaggcagctggagcacagactgccactacagcccctgtgtaaccaactgccctcctccccagattccatagcctccacacccagacgcccaagaacgtggtgggggggccaccggccaaccagccactccaccacagaggattgcccaaaaaacagaaggctggcattcaataaattgtaa